The following proteins are co-located in the Myxococcales bacterium genome:
- a CDS encoding sulfatase produces MFQGLVWAGLLLSLPLVGCGNRSFDASKRPDIVLITLDTVRADHLELYGYPRVTAPNLARLGASGIVFERAVAQAPWTLPSMASIHTGVAPSEHGAVDNASPIDAALPTLAEVLKTSGYRTQAVVSHVFVGSQFGFGRGFDSIDESHIPGHDGSSSRVLTQTALALFGQPSDAPSFLWVHYFDPHYSYLRHAEFDFATGRSGRFGDAIHFASPEGTELLDLSPIERQYMSDVYDEELAHTDHWLGSLIEGVLAADRNRAAVFIVTADHGEAFLERGRLAHGKDVYDELIHVPLVIGGDLEDSMRELRIGQPVETASIAATVLGLARVEQHSVPGTDLISATLSHELPPHVFSEGTYARGSDGRKLAIVHGSWKLIHHLDDDRYELYDRAHDPGELNNLFDDPASAKIKDMLIDASAQRSAALRALTAREIKAALSRAEREKLRALGYLEDLKDLKNDEEGAPAN; encoded by the coding sequence GGCTGTGGGAACCGCAGTTTTGACGCCTCGAAGCGCCCGGACATCGTATTGATCACGCTCGATACCGTGCGCGCGGATCATCTGGAACTCTACGGCTATCCCCGAGTGACAGCGCCCAATCTCGCAAGACTCGGGGCGTCGGGCATCGTATTTGAACGCGCGGTGGCTCAGGCTCCGTGGACCCTGCCCAGCATGGCGAGCATTCATACGGGTGTTGCCCCCAGCGAGCACGGCGCCGTTGACAACGCGAGTCCCATCGATGCCGCGCTCCCGACACTCGCTGAAGTTCTAAAGACCAGCGGTTACCGCACCCAGGCCGTAGTGAGCCACGTCTTCGTCGGCAGCCAATTCGGCTTTGGCCGAGGCTTTGACTCGATCGACGAATCGCACATACCGGGTCACGACGGGTCGAGTTCGAGAGTGCTCACCCAAACCGCCCTCGCCCTGTTTGGCCAGCCGAGCGATGCCCCGAGCTTTCTATGGGTGCACTATTTCGATCCCCACTATTCGTATCTGCGACACGCAGAGTTCGACTTCGCGACCGGGCGGAGCGGGCGCTTTGGCGACGCCATCCATTTCGCGTCGCCCGAAGGGACGGAACTCCTCGACCTGTCGCCGATCGAAAGGCAGTACATGAGCGATGTCTACGACGAAGAACTTGCCCATACCGACCATTGGCTTGGCAGTCTGATCGAGGGCGTGCTGGCTGCCGACCGCAATCGCGCTGCTGTGTTCATCGTGACGGCCGATCACGGCGAAGCTTTTCTCGAGCGAGGCCGTCTCGCGCACGGCAAAGACGTCTACGACGAACTCATTCACGTTCCGCTGGTCATCGGCGGCGACCTCGAGGATTCGATGCGGGAATTGAGGATCGGTCAGCCGGTCGAAACCGCATCCATTGCGGCGACCGTCCTGGGACTGGCGCGGGTCGAGCAGCACTCGGTTCCGGGAACCGATCTCATCTCCGCAACCCTCAGCCACGAGCTTCCACCCCACGTCTTTTCAGAGGGCACTTACGCGCGCGGCAGCGATGGGCGAAAACTGGCCATCGTGCACGGAAGCTGGAAACTGATCCATCATCTCGACGACGATCGGTACGAACTCTACGACCGGGCCCACGACCCCGGCGAACTGAACAATTTATTCGACGACCCCGCCAGTGCAAAAATCAAGGACATGCTGATCGACGCGAGCGCGCAGCGAAGTGCAGCGTTACGCGCTCTGACAGCGCGCGAGATTAAGGCCGCGCTCTCCAGGGCAGAACGCGAAAAGCTTCGCGCGCTCGGCTATCTCGAGGACCTCAAGGACCTGAAAAACGATGAAGAAGGTGCCCCGGCGAATTGA
- a CDS encoding PilZ domain-containing protein has translation MVSNDDDRRSGKDRRGEGRSENEEGRRSGADRRLEIRIRKRLPCEFMDGDKRVRGFVLDVSPQGLFVQTLKPINPGGEIGVTFTPPGFSQAIEVRACVVRSLRVPRHLATVATAGVGLRINMAPPEYYDFIASLSHLGGRTGTADDVTAATEQSAESKPKPEPKPESKPKKRKLPPRMPKPEPQAKYRIQAKQIGGNRSRSLVFRAISREHAESQALEQIGSDWEIVDVELT, from the coding sequence ATGGTGTCCAACGACGACGATCGCCGGAGCGGAAAGGACCGCAGAGGCGAAGGCCGAAGCGAGAACGAAGAAGGCCGTAGATCCGGCGCGGACCGAAGACTGGAAATACGAATCCGCAAGCGACTTCCGTGCGAATTCATGGACGGCGACAAACGTGTTCGGGGCTTCGTGCTGGATGTGTCGCCCCAGGGCCTGTTCGTGCAGACCCTCAAGCCGATCAATCCGGGTGGGGAAATCGGCGTTACGTTCACGCCTCCCGGATTCAGCCAGGCGATCGAGGTGCGGGCTTGCGTCGTCCGCAGCCTGCGGGTCCCGCGTCACCTCGCGACGGTTGCGACCGCGGGGGTGGGACTGCGCATCAACATGGCCCCGCCCGAGTACTACGACTTCATCGCCTCCCTGAGCCACCTCGGCGGGAGGACAGGCACGGCTGACGATGTGACTGCCGCCACGGAACAGTCCGCGGAGTCGAAGCCAAAACCAGAGCCAAAACCGGAGTCAAAGCCCAAGAAGCGCAAGCTGCCGCCGCGAATGCCGAAGCCCGAGCCCCAGGCCAAGTATCGTATACAGGCCAAGCAAATTGGCGGGAACCGCTCGCGCTCGCTGGTCTTCAGGGCAATCTCCCGCGAGCACGCCGAGTCCCAGGCACTCGAGCAGATCGGCAGCGACTGGGAGATCGTCGACGTGGAACTCACTTAG